CAACCTCGAAGCCGACAACGTCGGCGTCGTGATCTTCGGCTCTGACGCCCAGATCAAGGAAGGCGACGTCGTCAAGCGGACCGGCACCATCGTCGACGTTCCGGTCGGCAAGGGCCTGCTCGGTCGCGTGGTCGACGCGCTCGGCAACCCGATCGACGGCAAGGGCCCGATCGAAGGCGCCCAGCGCAGCCGCGTCGAAGTGAAGGCTCCGGGCATCATCCCGCGGAAGTCGGTGCACGAACCCGTGCAGACCGGCCTCAAGGCGATCGACGCCCTGGTTCCCGTCGGCCGCGGCCAGCGCGAACTGATCATCGGTGACCGCCAGACCGGCAAGACCGCCGTCGCCATCGACACCTTCATCAACCAGAAGGGCGTCAACTCGGGCACCGACGAAGGCAAGAAGCTCTACTGCATCTACGTCGCCGTCGGCCAGAAGCGCTCGACCGTGGCGCAGATCGTCCGTCAGCTCGAAGAAAACGGCGCGATGGAATACTCGATCGTCGTCGCCGCGACCGCTTCGGAGCCCGCTCCGCTGCAGTACCTCGCGCCCTACACCGGTTGCGCGATGGGCGAATTCTTCCGCGACAACGGCATGCACGCCGTGATCGTGTACGACGACCTTTCGAAGCAGGCCGTCGCCTACCGCCAGATGTCGCTGCTGCTGCGCCGCCCGCCGGGCCGCGAAGCCTACCCGGGCGACGTGTTCTATCTCCACTCCCGCCTGCTCGAGCGCGCGGCGAAGATGAACGACGAGAACGGCGCCGGTTCGCTGACCGCGCTGCCGATCATCGAAACCCAGGCGGGTGACGTGTCGGCCTACATTCCGACCAACGTGATCTCCATCACCGACGGCCAGATCTTCCTCGAAACCGGCCTGTTCTACCAGGGCATCCGACCGGCCATTAACGTCGGCCTTTCGGTCAGCCGCGTCGGTGGCGCTGCGCAGACCAAGGCGATGAAGAAGGTCGCGGGCTCGATCAAGCTGGAGCTGGCGCAGTACCGCGAAATGGCGGCCTTCGCCCAGTTCGGCTCGGACCTCGACGCTTCGACGCAGAAGCTGCTCAACCGCGGCGCGCGTCTGACCGAGCTGCTCAAGCAGGCCCAGTTCAGCCCGCTGCCGTTCGAAGAGCAGACCGTGTCGATCTTCGCCGGCACCAACGGTTACCTGGATCCGATCCCGGCCAACCGCGTGACCGAATACGAAGCCGCCATGCTGAGCTTCATGCGCAGCGAGCACGCCGATGTGCTGACCCTCATTCGCGACACGCGCGAGTTCGGTGACGAAGCGAAGAAGAAGACCGTCGCGGCGCTCGACACTTTCGCCAAGCAGTTCGCGTAAGGAACGCTAAGTGGCCTCGCTGAAGGAACTCAAAGGTCGGATCAACTCGGTCAAATCGACCCAGAAGATCACCAAGGCCAAGCAGATGGTCGCCGCTGCGAAGCTGCGTAAGGCGCAGGCCGCGGCGGAAGCCGCGCGTCCCTATGCCACGCGGCTGGCGGCGGTCATGGCCAGCCTGGCCGGCAAGGTCGCGGGGCAGGACAACGCGCCCAAGCTGCTGCGCGGAACCGGCTCGGATCAGCGCCACCTGCTGGTGGTGGTGAACACCGACAAGGGCCTGTGCGGCGGCCTCAACTCTAACATCGTGCGTGCGGCCGTGGCCAAGGCGCGCGAGCTGATGGCTGCGGGCAAGAAGGTCGAATTCTACCTCGTCGGCCGCAAGGGCCGCGCGCCGATCCGCCGCGTCTACCCTGACGCCATCGGACAGAACTTCGACACCTCGACCGTGCGTGAGCCCGGCTTCGCCGAAGCCGAAGCGATCGCCGCCGAAGTGATCGCGATGTTCGACGCCGGCAAGTTCGACGTCGCGCACCTGATCTACCCGACGTTCCGCTCTGCCCTGGTGCAAGAGCCGACCGTGCAGCAGATCGTTCCGGTGCCGGCTCCGACGACGGCCGCCGAAACCGGCGGCGCTGTGGTCGAGTATGAACCGAGCGAAGAGGAAATCCTCGAGGAACTGCTTCCGCGTTACCTGAAGACTCAGCTCTTCGGCGCGCTGCTGGAAGTCTCCGCCTCCGAACAGGGTGCCTCGATGACCGCGATGGACAACGCCACGCGCAACGCCGGCGACCTGATCAACAAGCTGACCATCCAGTACAACCGCAGCCGTCAGGCCGCGATCACCACCGAACTCATCGAAATTATTGCTGGCGCCGAAGCGCTCTAAGCAAGTTCAAGGCAAGGAAACCAAAATGGCCACCGCCCCCGTGCTCAACAAGACGACCAACGGCACCATTGCCCAGGTCATCGGCGCCGTCGTGGACGTCGCCTTCGAAGGCGATCTGCCGGCAATTCTGACCGCGCTCGAAACCGACAACAACGGCAACCGTCTGGTGCTCGAGGTTGCCCAGCACCTCGGTGAGAACACCGTGCGCACCATCGCCATGGACGCCACCGAAGGCCTCACGCGCGGCCAGAAGGTCACCAGCACCGGCGCGCAGATCTCGGTGCCGGTCGGCCCGAAGACGCTCGGCCGCATCCTCAACGTCATCGGTGAGCCGATCGACGAGCGTGGCCCGGTCGGCAGCGACATGTTCGCCCCGATCCACGCCGAAGCCCCGCTGTTCGTCGACCAGTCGACCGAAGCGGCGATCCTCGTCACCGGCATCAAGGTCATCGATTTGCTCGCGCCCTATGCGCGTGGCGGCAAGATCGGCCTGTTCGGCGGCGCCGGCGTCGGCAAGACCGTGCTGATCCAGGAACTGATCAACAACATCGCCAAGGGCCACGGCGGCGTGTCAGTGTTCGCCGGCGTGGGTGAGCGTACCCGCGAAGGCAACGACCTTTACCACGAGTTCCTCGACGCCGGCGTTATCGCCAAGGACGCCGACGGCAACGCCACCTCGGAAGGCTCCAAGGTCGCGCTCGTGTTCGGCCAGATGAACGAGCCCCCGGGCGCCCGCGCCCGCGTCGCGCTCTCGGGCCTGACCATGGCCGAGTACTTCCGCGACCAGGAAGGCCAGGACGTGCTGTTCTTCGTCGACAACATCTTCCGCTTCACCCAGGCGGGTTCGGAAGTGTCGGCGCTGCTCGGCCGTATTCCTTCGGCCGTGGGCTACCAGCCGACCCTGTCGACCGACATGGGCCAGCTGCAAGAGCGCATCACCTCGACCAACAAGGGCTCGATCACCTCGGTGCAGGCGATCTACGTCCCCGCGGACGACCTTACCGACCCGGCGCCGGCCACCTCGTTCGCCCACTTGGACGCAACGACCACGCTGAACCGCGCGATCTCCGAGCTCGGCATCTACCCGGCGGTCGACCCGCTGGACTCGACCAGCCGCGTGCTGACCCCGGCCGTCGTCGGCCAGGAGCACTACGACGTCGCTCGCCGCGTCCAGGAGACCCTGCAGAAGTACAAGAGCCTGCAGGACATCATTGCCATTCTCGGCATGGACGAGCTGTCCGAAGAGGATAAGCTGACCGTCGCCCGTGCGCGCAAGATCCAGCGCTTCCTGTCGCAGCCGTTCCACGTGGCCGAGGTGTTCACCAACATTCCGGGCAAGTTCGTGCAGGTCGAAGACACCGTGCGTTCGTTCAAGGCGGTTGTCGAAGGCGAGTACGATCACCTGCCGGAAGCCGCGTTCTACATGGTCGGCGGCATCGACGAAGCGGTCGAGAAGGCCAAGAAGCTGGCTGAAGAGGCCTAATCATGGCTTTGCACTTCGAACTCGTCACGCCGGAACGTCTGGTCCGCTCCGAGGAAGTCCACATGGTGGTCGTCCCCGGTACCGAGGGCGAGTTCGGCGTGCTCGAGGGCCATGCTCCGGTCATGTCCACGATCCGCGATGGCGCGGTGAAGGTCTATCGTACCTCCGGCTCCGATTTCGAGAGCATCGAGGTTCGCGGCGGCTTCGCTGAAGTCGGCGAGAACGGCCTGACCATCCTCGCGGAGCATGTGGAGAGCTAAGGCTCCTCCCTCGCTAACGACAAAGGAAAAGGGCGCCCATTGCGGCGCCCTTTTTCATTCTGGCGGATGCGCTTCCCGATAAGCGTCCCACAGGACCCCGGGCTGATCGCCAGGCTTCGCCAACGGAACACGCGCATTCGCCCCGCGCGCAGTAGGCGCTGGAATAGGCTCTTCCCTGCGATTCAGGCGGCCAAAATAGGGATGAGGCCTTCGTGACACGTCTGTCTCCGGTGCGGCCCACGGGTTTATCGCCCATTCTGCCTTGCAGACCGGTTGAACGACTAGGTTACTTGACCGGTAACCATGATTTGCCGCGCTCTAGGCCGGCTTGGGTGCCCTTGCCCGGCCTTCCCACCAGAGGAACAGGCCCGCCCCGATGATGATCACCGCCCCCAGGAGCGCGATCGGATCGGGATGGTCGTCAAAGAAGATCCACCCCAGCGTAACTGCCATCAGCAGCTGCCCATAAGTCATAGGCGCCACCGTTCCTGCCCCTGCCTTCACAGTCCCCATGAAGATCAGCCACTGAGCCAGCGTGGCGCTGAGACCGATGAAGGCGC
Above is a genomic segment from Altererythrobacter sp. Root672 containing:
- the atpA gene encoding F0F1 ATP synthase subunit alpha, with amino-acid sequence MEIRAAEISKVIKDQIANFGTEAQVSEVGRVLSVGDGIARIHGLDKVQAGEMVEFANGIQGMALNLEADNVGVVIFGSDAQIKEGDVVKRTGTIVDVPVGKGLLGRVVDALGNPIDGKGPIEGAQRSRVEVKAPGIIPRKSVHEPVQTGLKAIDALVPVGRGQRELIIGDRQTGKTAVAIDTFINQKGVNSGTDEGKKLYCIYVAVGQKRSTVAQIVRQLEENGAMEYSIVVAATASEPAPLQYLAPYTGCAMGEFFRDNGMHAVIVYDDLSKQAVAYRQMSLLLRRPPGREAYPGDVFYLHSRLLERAAKMNDENGAGSLTALPIIETQAGDVSAYIPTNVISITDGQIFLETGLFYQGIRPAINVGLSVSRVGGAAQTKAMKKVAGSIKLELAQYREMAAFAQFGSDLDASTQKLLNRGARLTELLKQAQFSPLPFEEQTVSIFAGTNGYLDPIPANRVTEYEAAMLSFMRSEHADVLTLIRDTREFGDEAKKKTVAALDTFAKQFA
- a CDS encoding ATP synthase F1 subunit epsilon; this translates as MALHFELVTPERLVRSEEVHMVVVPGTEGEFGVLEGHAPVMSTIRDGAVKVYRTSGSDFESIEVRGGFAEVGENGLTILAEHVES
- a CDS encoding F0F1 ATP synthase subunit gamma; protein product: MASLKELKGRINSVKSTQKITKAKQMVAAAKLRKAQAAAEAARPYATRLAAVMASLAGKVAGQDNAPKLLRGTGSDQRHLLVVVNTDKGLCGGLNSNIVRAAVAKARELMAAGKKVEFYLVGRKGRAPIRRVYPDAIGQNFDTSTVREPGFAEAEAIAAEVIAMFDAGKFDVAHLIYPTFRSALVQEPTVQQIVPVPAPTTAAETGGAVVEYEPSEEEILEELLPRYLKTQLFGALLEVSASEQGASMTAMDNATRNAGDLINKLTIQYNRSRQAAITTELIEIIAGAEAL
- the atpD gene encoding F0F1 ATP synthase subunit beta, yielding MATAPVLNKTTNGTIAQVIGAVVDVAFEGDLPAILTALETDNNGNRLVLEVAQHLGENTVRTIAMDATEGLTRGQKVTSTGAQISVPVGPKTLGRILNVIGEPIDERGPVGSDMFAPIHAEAPLFVDQSTEAAILVTGIKVIDLLAPYARGGKIGLFGGAGVGKTVLIQELINNIAKGHGGVSVFAGVGERTREGNDLYHEFLDAGVIAKDADGNATSEGSKVALVFGQMNEPPGARARVALSGLTMAEYFRDQEGQDVLFFVDNIFRFTQAGSEVSALLGRIPSAVGYQPTLSTDMGQLQERITSTNKGSITSVQAIYVPADDLTDPAPATSFAHLDATTTLNRAISELGIYPAVDPLDSTSRVLTPAVVGQEHYDVARRVQETLQKYKSLQDIIAILGMDELSEEDKLTVARARKIQRFLSQPFHVAEVFTNIPGKFVQVEDTVRSFKAVVEGEYDHLPEAAFYMVGGIDEAVEKAKKLAEEA